The DNA region AGCAACCATGAATCATATTGCTAAAACAAATTGTTACATCCCtagttatttgtattaaaaatgtacCACTAAAGCAGGAGTACTGTATTGTGAAAAATCCCGCTCCAACTATGTTTATCTCTTTAATTGTATAGTATAGACTAGACTTGTAGGCTGTCCTTCACCATCAAGCTTTAGCTCACAAACTTACATGTATAGATCCTTAGTTGCAACGGCCTCTTCCAGCTGTCCCAATTTTGgaacacatccacacacaccatCCCAATCCAGTTGacttaaaacacaaaaatgtaggacgtgaggggaaaaaaagtttgcctTTGTGAAAATGAATTGTGAGTATTGGCCTCACCTGTGGAACCACTCTTTGAATTGTTGCTGTGAGTTTTCTAAATTGGCATCAGGGtccaaaacataaaatgtattctttgtGTCCACACCATGCTTCAAGATGGACTGAGGGTCATTCTAAAAGGAGGAAAATGATAGTCCATATTACAGATTTCTCAGTCTATTGATACAACTAATCATACCTCTTTCTGAATACTCAGTCCAATCAAAGACTGGAGAGATGGCATGCGGCTCACAGAGCGAGACCTTAAAATGGAGATGCTCTCCCAGGGCAACTTTTGAAGATACTGTGTATGAAACATCAGTGTGGGATCAATGATGATCCAACCAAAGACAGGACATACTTTCCCCACATGATGAATCACAAATTAATAGTTCAGTACCTTGTCCAGAATGAGAACCACATGGCCACAAGGCTTCTCACTGTCTGCAAACTGCAAAACAGCTGATTGGAGAATCTGCTCACAATCCTCATACCACTCAGGACAAACTCCCAGAGCAAAGCTTTTCAAGTCTTTTTGGGTCAGCAGGGAGCTTGCAGAAAGGAGAACCTAGATAAAaggcaaacatactgtataacttGGTGTTTTTCTACAGTAAGTTTATCAGATGGAGGAGACAGAAGAGGAAAAACACACCTTTAATATTTCTTCACTGTTTTTGACTCCCTTGGCACACAAAATCTTGGAAATGTGCTGGGACTGAGCTGACAACTTGGTATCCAATGAAAGAGGCAGAAGAAGGCTCTTCCAACATCCCAACAACCGCTCCATCTCTCTCAACAATTGCTAAAACAAAATAACCAGAATGAAATTGATACCTTTGGCCAATCTTAGGCACAGCACAACATCCTTTGTCATCCatgtatatgtaaataaaatgatttttttggacCTTGCTACAACCTAaaaggtcacacacacacacacatatatatatatacacacatatatatatatatacacatacatatatacatatacatacatatatatatatatatatatatatatatatatatatacacatacatatatatatatatatatatatatatatatatatatatatatatatatatatatatacatatatacatatatatatatatatatatatatatatatatatatatatatatgtgtgtgtgtgtgtgtgtgtgacctttTAGGTTGTAGCAAGgtccaaaaaaatcatttttatttaataattggtatatatatatatatatatatatatatatatatatgtgtgtgtgtgtgtgtgtgtgacctttTAGGTTGTAGCAAGgtccaaaaaaatcatttttatttaataattggtatatatatatatatatatatatatatatatatatatatataaaaaaaaaaatttgaaagcGACAGACATGCTGTACCTCCCTAAAAAAAAGGGTGTGACCAAATAATGTGCTGGTGCCACCAACTGAAAAAGTGCTACCATTGCAACAGTTAGTTTAGAGCCCTGGCAACTATAGCATTTAACATTGTGACAAAGTGATTTGATTGACTATTACATCATAGCCTCTCCTGCAGTGCTCTTGTTCCTTACCTCGACTCGATAGTCAAGTGCCCTGCGGCCCTCCCACCACTGAGCTTTCTCAGACACAGTGCACAGAGCCTTTTGATCCACCAGAATACTGTCCATCTCCTGGACCAGTCGTCTAATAGAAAGCTGGAGAACAGAAGACAGTTGGTGGCCAATGAAAGTAATATGCTTTTAGCAAAGTAACTGTATATTGCTAGAGGGGAATAGAAGATTttaagtggtaaaaaaaaaatataacaaaattgCTGTATGTCAACAAGCAGTGCAGGCTGATGTTTTCCACAGGCAAATGATGATTCTAACTTAAATTTTTCCCAtaggtttcaaatcttaaatatttagtttttcaaatTTACAATCCCTTACAGCTGTTCCAGTGCTTTGCCTTCTCAGAAGGCCATCTTATGCTTACCGGCTCTGTGGAGGTAGGAATGTGCACAGTCACAGGAGCTGATCCCTTTTCGAGACGGGACAGTAGTATGCTTTCACCCATTTCCCCAGCTTTTACTCCAAGCactgacatcacacacacagtcacacctgtgGCAGAGAGATAGAAGCACATGGAAACATTTTGCTTCCACATGGAAACATTTTGCTTCCCCCCGTCCCCACCTCACAGTCAAagaatttacattaaaaaaacgaTGATGTTACCTGAAGGAAGGTGCTGAATTTGTTGAATAAACTCTTGGCAGTGGCTTTGAGGAAAGGCTGAACAATCAGCTGTTGGAAAGGAAAAGATGTTCTCCAACTGAGACAACCTCTGTTCTGTAAGAGTAGTCGTGGGACTAGACTCATCTAGAGTTAGGCTGTCCATTTGATCTGCTACCTCACTAGATGCTTTTTTCAGCtttctatatataaaaaaaaaagggaaacattCATAGAACATATACAGATAACATATCAGATGTTGACAGCACAGTACTGTATTATGTCATAGCGCATGAAGAATACTCTTACTTGCGAGAGCTTGCTAGGTGTCTGATTGTGCGATGCCGGCTTGTGATGCCCAAAGACTGGGAATGGAGCATTGCAGTTGCTATGGGATCCTGGTGTCCAATAGATAGAGCCAGAAAGGCACAGAGGGTTGGAAAAATGGTGAGCGGGGGGAAGTGCTGAAAGGCCAGCCAGGCTGAGCGGAGTAACACCTGAATATCGTCAAATGAAAGATTGTCTGCAAAACAGAAGAAAACTGATTAATAAATCAGTTCACGCATACAACACCATAAACAAGAACGGAAGGTATGCCTAAAGGTATTGCAACACGAAGAATGTACAGAAGAAGATCAGGAGTTGAAGTACACCTTGATATAAACTTAACATTTTGGCAATTGCATGCTTCATATTGGAACATTTTGGGGCAGGcccttttcttttcaaacatgtaAGATGTCGCAGGTGAGTGGAACCAGTTACAGCTATAAAGGGGTTTAGAGGGTGCAATTAGTTGGTGTAGTTATTTCGAAATAAATCGTGATTGATGTTACAGGAAATGCAATAAAGCACTCTGTATACAGTACTCCATTTTGGCCCTGCAACACACTGAACACAATTAGGAAAATAAGACTTATGGGTCACTAGTAGCAGGCAAACAGTTTTATGCTGTAATACAGCATAACGTTAAGTCCAATGGTAGCTgaaattccccccccctcccccctttaaACCACTGACTGCAGGGTAATACAAGTACTTTTGTAATGAATTTGCATTTCAGATATTGACAATATATGTAAAGCCTCACCCGTCCTGGGGTCTGGATGAGGATTATGGGTTTGAGGGCCTCTTGCTTTATGTCCACTCTTCTTGTCAAATAAGTCATTCATCTCAAAATTGCAACACAAATCCCTTCGCAACACTTCAAAATCTATGTCTTCAAAGATGAAAAGAGACAAATAAGTTAAAAGGCGCGACAGTCTGTTGTTGaggcaaaataaattaattgtcaGATAAACTGTCAGTATCACCAGCATCATGTCATCAGCTGCGTTTAACTGATAAATGGTACtactgtattcatttaaatcaaTTATCCAGCAGGTTAGTTGCACATCCCTGACTTTACCTGAAGCGGCATCTTCTTTTGTCTCAGTGTCCGATGTGCCTAAACTCTCAAAGCTCAAGTCCAGAACGTCATTAGTTTCTTCTTCAATTGCCCTCATTTTGTCTGGCTCCTCTAATTCCAACTCTTTGCCGGACACCTTTCTGGCTCTTCCACCTCTTTTTGAGGAACCTCGACACACCAAAGTTTCATCTTCTGATGAGGTGTCTCGAGGTAGTGCGTAGCTCTTCTTACTCCTAGCCTGCCTTGTAGGTTGGATCTTCTCAGCAAGGGTAGCTGAGGCAGCGTTACCTCTCCGAGTACCTTGTCTTGTGATGGTTTTCTTTAGGGACAGTTTTTCAATTGGCTCTTCCTGAGCATCATTTTCTGCATCACTCTCATCACTAAACTCCATCTGTAGTAACAcaattcaaattattattagttcataaacaagcacaccatttaTTTCCCTCAGATTTGATGCCCACCTTGAAACGAGATTTCTTAGTGCGTTTTGGAGCAGCGGGTACaggctgaactttattttgagtGGGTAGgaactcatcaaacacctgaaACTGCAGCTTAGAGGCAGTTTTCTGTGACTTCTGCACTGTGGCTTTTGCTTTCTGAACTGGAGTAAATGCCAATGTTGGTACCACTGTGTTGAAGTCAAAAGCACTAAGCTCTCTTGCAGATGACTTTGATTGAAGCACTGGAGTCTTGGAAAACGGAGTCATTGGAATCATAACTGGAGTCATGGGAGACAGACCCTTCCCTTTGGCTGTGGAGGTTGGGACTTTGAGCTTTGGCTTGGATACCTTTACCTTcatctgcttctttttttcagaCATAGACAAACTTTTATGTTCCTTGCATGAGGATTGGTGCGATTTCAGAACTTTCAATTGTTTTGGTGCCTTCAAAGTCCACACATTTGGGAAAAGTTCCTCCAGCCTGCAGTCCTTTTTGGTAGACAAGGTAACCAATGACACAATGGCTTTAGTTGCCATTAGACCTGCTTTCACAGTTTTGAGTTCTGGCGAGGGCACCGAATCAACAAAGGCTAAACCAGCTTCAAGTACTTTCCATATGCTGCAGACCTTACTGTGACTAGGTTCAAGGCCAGAAACAGCCATGTGAAGGTACAcacggcccaccacatcatgcATAAGAGAGGCCTTAGGGGACCCTTTTGCAGGGCCACAAAGAGGGATGAACTCAGCCAATTTAGCCTCAAGTTTTGCAGTGATCGTCTTACAACGAGCTAATGTTGCCCAGTGAAGTTTAAAGCCCACTTTGGCTTCAGAAGGGTCCAGCTGGAGAACCATATGAGCCTGTGCAGCTGTCCAGCGGGCGGTGACACGGCCCAGGAGGGGCTCTGAGCAGCAAGGGCACtggcatgtttgtttgtgtgtgaggcATGAAAGCCAACGATGAGGTTTGGCCTTGAGTAGCGGAGAGCTAGCTTGATCTCTCACAATTGGTTCTTTGACAGTCCACCTTGTGCTCAGAATGTCCTTCAGGTCATCCTCCATTACAGGCAACGGAGAACGAGCTTTCTGCAATGGACGGCCTTTTCTTGGTTTGATTTTAACCTCAGACTTAAACTCTGGATCTGAAACATCTGAACAcacagaaaaatataattagaaattaaacatcaaacaaGCAAAGAAAAGCCGTGGCAGAGAAATATTTAAGATATAGATTAATTCTCGTAACTAGTAGTAAATGCCCATTTGTCCAAACCTGTGTAAATTTCCAGAAGGTTCCTGACTTTGTCTAAATCAAATTTACTTTCAGCTACCTCCCCTTGCATGAGTTCCAACTCAGCTTTCACCACCAACAGCTCAGCACATCTAagagaaacaaattaaaatgcatCAATGTTAAGGAAGATTAAATAAGTGCCTAATAAACATGACCTGTCATTGTAATCTTTGACTGAGTTAATAGGGAAATTCTGAATTGAGGTCAAGTGCTCTTGGTTGAAAATCCTTTGAAGACATGTCCAACAAGGTGCCAGAAGTGTGACAAGTTTTGAGACAATACTGGTTTTAAGCGCATGCACTTACTGGCTCAATGCTTGCAACTTGATGGCCAGTCTCAGGGCTTCTCGACACTGCAGTCTAGCATCATTGATAGCACCACAGCTGGTTCTCAGCATAATCATTTTCATTGAGCAGTTCAATAGTTCAGACAGCAGCCGCCATTTAAACACAAGATTATTTCCTGTCATAGATCAAGAGAGGGGTCAAAAAGTGACCAAGGTAAAATCTAATGTTTACAATTATCATCAGTGTGATATAACAGACCTGTGTCAAAGAAGCGGACATCTGAGCCCTTTCCATAATCCCCATACAAGCCTCTCCCCACAAAAGTGACAAGCAGGCTGCTGAAAAGCTTCAGGCTTTCACACAAGACAGTATCTGGGCTTTTATATCCTGAGatagaaaaacataaaacacaacctTGTTAAAGCTGAAGTCTTTAGCTACATGATGCTATGTTGATGAAAGCAGAAAGTGTTACAGTATGTTAGAAATCACCTACCAAGCTGTATAATTCGACTCCGTTGGGTTTGTGGTAGGGAAGTTGTGTCCAAACTAAGGTAGGAGCTGCAGGTCTGGAGTGCTTGAGCTCTTAACATATACAAGCTCTTGGAACGTTTCTGCTCATTGGCCTCTTTAAGCACATcacataaatacaaaacccCACGATCCACCTGTGGAATTGGAAATGTCCcccgacccaaaaaaaaaataaagatctcATATTTCTAACTTCAGAATATGATAAGTACAGCTTAGCTGTTACCTACCAGTCCTGCACTGTAACAGCACTGAGATTTCAGCAAAATGATGAGCAGGGAGAGAGAAGAAAGTTCTTCAATGCTTTTATCAGTGGCCACCATTTTTTCTGCACGTTCAATCTGAGCCTAAAAACATAATTCAGGAATGTCACAAATTAAAATGAgcctgacatacagtataatgtgtGGTTAGTTTCATCATCAGAAAATTGCATTACCAAGGCCAGTTCAGTGGAGCCCACTTCCAAGAGGAGGCTGGCTGACTGACAGAGGGAATATGCACATCCTTGGGTGTCAGCAAGTTGGTGGGAAAGTTCAATAGCAAGTTGATATGCCTCCAAAGCTTGAAGAGGCTACATTggagaaatacaaaataatgtaaacatgcAATGGTTTGAACTcaagtaaaataaattcaaaacaacCAGAGTAGATTACATTAAATGATTAAACTTTTATCAGATTGACTTGTCAACAGCACCACAGGTCAAGTCTCTTTGGAATGGGAGGAGAAATGCACTTTATCGTTACCTTTCCCATTAGTTTGAAGAGAGATGCAGTGATCACAATAGAGTTACTCGTCTGTTTAGGATTCCTCACAGAAGGCAAAACTTGAGTGCGTAGAAGAGTGGCCCACTCAGTCAGTGCTCTTCCTAAAGGTTGACATAACTCTTtgtggaataaaaacaaaattgtcacaacAATAAGAATCAAGCCTCACAAATAGAACATATTGCAAAGATGTGCTagaattttttattaaaaatacatttaaaaagaggGTACATACTATTCTGTGCAGCCAAGCTGAATTGCAGGCCATCGTATACCAAGATGTTGTCCTCATTCTTCTGCTTGTCTTCATAATCAAGATCATTAGTCCCTATAGGATTTTCAACACACGGAGACTGCTTGCGCATCTCTTGAAGCTTTATGTCCCTTTCAATTGCctagcaaaaaacaaaaacaaaacagaataaacACCACAATACTCAAGAAAAGGATAAATTCTTTCAAGCTAACCAATTACCAGTTTTCTCGTACATTTGTGATGCCAAACgagtaaaacaataacattagtCTGCAATTGAAAAAAAGGGTTTAATGCGTAATTGAACACATGACCgagggctgtcactattgaatatttttagaattgataaatatgataaatacatattttccattattgcaaaatatgttttttccaATTACTGTTTCTTAACCAattatttttgcttgtttgatATTATTCAatgactaaacaaaacaaaataaacaagcaatATCACGTGAAGAGAGGGAGTAACTCACCAACCCTTTTGAAACAACTACTTCTTGGGGACTGAATAATGCGAAGGGGTACAGGGTACACAACCCATTTTACCAGTTATTCCTCTGTGACCACTTTTGGCATGTTTTGCACCTACATGACTCAAAGTCTACCCACTTACTGATCAGATGGTAGTATACTGGAAACGTCAGTGACTACACTGACCAAAACCTTTAAGCACCCTTTATGAAAGTAacttcagtgttgggaaagttattTTTCTAGGCGAACTAGTCAAAAAAAGTTCtcagttcactgttccaaaaatgaactagctcACAGTTCTTTTTTgtctctcaatatgttgctgctgggacgccggtttcctcccacatccccaaaacatgcatggtagattaattgaagactctaaattgttcgtaggtgtgaatgtgaatgattgtttatatgtgtcctgtgattggctggcaaccagttcagggtgtaccgcgcctctcgccgGCAGTTCGCTCCAGCATACcagtgaccctcgtgaggataagcgttgtagaaaatggatgttgctgacgggttatcatcatcaaaatactggcatttaatttccccattgttgccacccattcagtccacacgagtagccagctgcagcttttaccctacaatctcaaaaacatgaggaaaaactagCGGCTTGactgctcttttttttaaaaatggggggGGTGGGTTGGCGGCGGCTTTAGTCCTTaaggtgcaaacaaaaacaagcaacacagtatgacaggaacggtGGTTATTGGTCATTGATAACTAGATTCCTGGCAGCGCTGGCTGactataaacaaaatatttgatctgaTTTATTcgtatattacaaaacaaaataaattacattttatgactGTGATCGCAGTGTTTTTGATACAAGTAgttttcctagtaatccatttttacaatcatgtactgtattacaaaagaacattcagtcccatttacgcagtgtcacTAAACGCACTCACCAGCTGCTTGTAAACTATGAATGGTGACAATGGCCGCGCTGAATCAGTTGCCAAATACGGTGTTTATGATAAACGAAGACGCCGAGTAGGACtgctgaacacactatatacacGAGCCTATATATGTCTGGGGATATCCTGACATATGAAGGCTTGTATATAGTACATTCAGCCGGGGTTCAGCCGTCCTACTCAGTCTTCGTTGGAGAGGTCCATGTTACAACCTGACACGTCATAGGTGCTCGCCTTAAATTTCACTCTAAAATGCTACCAAACTTTCgccattttccatcttttgcGGTTGAATGTTTCTCATCAATTTAGCTTCGCCCTTCCCACGCCAGCAACTAAGCTTCGCTTCAGTCTTCAAGCAGCGAATAATCTGTGagttgcagttttgcttttttgtttcatgatgcAAATTTGAACTCACTAATGATGCGGGACCGCTTAATTCTCAAGAGCTGCTCTCTAAGGATTGCTACGATATGCTGTGATTAATTAAGCAGTTATAGTTAATACAAATTTggtttggtattttttattcttgGCAACTGCACATCTCAGCGTAAAGTTTCTACGGGAATATCTGTTATTTACTTCAAATTGATTATCTCAGTTAACTTTAATTTCCACGTTCTTTATGtgacaaaatacaacattttaaacTTAACAATTCGGGCCATGCACATCTACCACAGCTCACCTCTTGAAGATTCTTCTCAAGAGTGCAAATAAAAAGCCAAAGCAAAGCATGGGCCTTGTCATCCTTCAGTTGGTTTGTGTTTTCAGGAGTCTCTGGTTCCTCTTCAAGGAGCCGTAAAGCTTCATGGGTAAAATCAACAGCCGTACTGTAAGGTTACAGAGAAACAAAAGAGcatgtcaaataaaatcaaaatatattttagaataaCCCTGCgtagaagacatttttttcttttagtcaTCACAACAGACTCAGCTCTTTAACTCCATAGAAAGTAGACAAGTTCTTTCTTACCAATCAGTCTGTTCACTGAAGT from Phycodurus eques isolate BA_2022a chromosome 10, UOR_Pequ_1.1, whole genome shotgun sequence includes:
- the espl1 gene encoding separin gives rise to the protein MKCMKVDYYIKRTASANEAQLFYQELERLVKNGHWFQGRTQCDRVIRACNDQLGLGSLDFDHISQLIKLVELAIHGYDINTVPPNSPLYMEKIIIHIVKKLSSLQVHSLCSRVAALLYTRISSTQPGEAYYVLVRSCFSILWNGISATTDKILNPKDKLHCQFQALSFLLLLDKKTAVPSISKAPIYTEDSVSEFAKSSEVVSEEDASFVIHEMHTLFARCWSGSQDCKINGFTQSIDTANIYTLLEMVLVIIKMLCKAGHHCLASSFMNEIGGNMRNNADCQAAALELGKWAIEIHSMVTPDEQSDKILRECARALRSLPPDLGECEAHSVLEGCGLLVWVVENCHKKGFSGPVLLAWFSFLEAHQSQIRRILKKFELKSECSRLQQALCVSIYQGFGFAYESLLESQLENGDTLARVLLYCQATIGHMMTEMRKLLNENLLIKAVTAVSNLTCGLYNLRLYDQAFTLLEILCHDLSKNCPASLSIDRLNRPFMLAVQTSRRTGHLERALDWVILWLKALGDKMALHKTEPISLWVKTKIDAARNSEADIRLRTIRDAFGPDILDERTMLCLLDEELRLYKEEAGDTSHERYNTLCDLLDICHEESSHTHLRAVYLCEMAQVVCYQDFSEQTDCTAVDFTHEALRLLEEEPETPENTNQLKDDKAHALLWLFICTLEKNLQEAIERDIKLQEMRKQSPCVENPIGTNDLDYEDKQKNEDNILVYDGLQFSLAAQNKLCQPLGRALTEWATLLRTQVLPSVRNPKQTSNSIVITASLFKLMGKPLQALEAYQLAIELSHQLADTQGCAYSLCQSASLLLEVGSTELALAQIERAEKMVATDKSIEELSSLSLLIILLKSQCCYSAGLVDRGVLYLCDVLKEANEQKRSKSLYMLRAQALQTCSSYLSLDTTSLPQTQRSRIIQLGYKSPDTVLCESLKLFSSLLVTFVGRGLYGDYGKGSDVRFFDTGNNLVFKWRLLSELLNCSMKMIMLRTSCGAINDARLQCREALRLAIKLQALSQCAELLVVKAELELMQGEVAESKFDLDKVRNLLEIYTDVSDPEFKSEVKIKPRKGRPLQKARSPLPVMEDDLKDILSTRWTVKEPIVRDQASSPLLKAKPHRWLSCLTHKQTCQCPCCSEPLLGRVTARWTAAQAHMVLQLDPSEAKVGFKLHWATLARCKTITAKLEAKLAEFIPLCGPAKGSPKASLMHDVVGRVYLHMAVSGLEPSHSKVCSIWKVLEAGLAFVDSVPSPELKTVKAGLMATKAIVSLVTLSTKKDCRLEELFPNVWTLKAPKQLKVLKSHQSSCKEHKSLSMSEKKKQMKVKVSKPKLKVPTSTAKGKGLSPMTPVMIPMTPFSKTPVLQSKSSARELSAFDFNTVVPTLAFTPVQKAKATVQKSQKTASKLQFQVFDEFLPTQNKVQPVPAAPKRTKKSRFKMEFSDESDAENDAQEEPIEKLSLKKTITRQGTRRGNAASATLAEKIQPTRQARSKKSYALPRDTSSEDETLVCRGSSKRGGRARKVSGKELELEEPDKMRAIEEETNDVLDLSFESLGTSDTETKEDAASDIDFEVLRRDLCCNFEMNDLFDKKSGHKARGPQTHNPHPDPRTDNLSFDDIQVLLRSAWLAFQHFPPLTIFPTLCAFLALSIGHQDPIATAMLHSQSLGITSRHRTIRHLASSRKKLKKASSEVADQMDSLTLDESSPTTTLTEQRLSQLENIFSFPTADCSAFPQSHCQEFIQQIQHLPSGVTVCVMSVLGVKAGEMGESILLSRLEKGSAPVTVHIPTSTEPLSIRRLVQEMDSILVDQKALCTVSEKAQWWEGRRALDYRVEQLLREMERLLGCWKSLLLPLSLDTKLSAQSQHISKILCAKGVKNSEEILKVLLSASSLLTQKDLKSFALGVCPEWYEDCEQILQSAVLQFADSEKPCGHVVLILDKYLQKLPWESISILRSRSVSRMPSLQSLIGLSIQKENDPQSILKHGVDTKNTFYVLDPDANLENSQQQFKEWFHSQLDWDGVCGCVPKLGQLEEAVATKDLYIYLGHGAGARFLDSQVVLMRPMRAASLLIGCSSAALAVRGDQEGQGIILNYLIAGCPFVLGNLWDVTDRDIDRFTKALLESWFSSESGSALLDYMGPSRQATHLKHLIGAAPVVYGLPIQLR